From bacterium, the proteins below share one genomic window:
- the pruA gene encoding L-glutamate gamma-semialdehyde dehydrogenase: protein MNNAVFNTAIPGNEPIYGYLKGSPERKALEKELERQSSIIVDIPAIINGREVRTGKTKNVVMPCDHGHVLAKYHQVGPEEVKLAIKAACDAKEEWMTMSWVERTAITLKAAKLIADKYRDLINASTMLGQGKNVFQAEIDSVGETIDFLRFNAYFISKIYGEQPLSTPEQMNRVEFRPLEGFVFTITPFNFTAIGSNLNMAPVLMGNTTIWKPATTSLLSNYYLMQVFKEAGLPDGVINFLPGSGAVISEVALKSKELAGIHFTGSNNTFNSLWKGVSDNLGTYKSYPKLVGETGGKDFIFVHNSSDPTQVAAAFVRGAFEYQGQKCSACSRGYVPKSLWPEVKDRMQGMLKRIKLGDVRDFDCFVNAVIDEKSFDSIMGYISKAKSSTSAKIIAGGEGDKSKGYFVQPTVIETFVPRFVTMEEEIFGPVLTIYVYDDDQFEETLKICDSTSPYALTGAIFARDRSAIVTACQALRYAAGNFYYNDKCSGAMVGLQPFGGARASGTNDKAGGVYNLLRWISPRTIKENYLPPVDFPYPYMEK, encoded by the coding sequence ATGAACAACGCGGTATTCAACACGGCCATACCCGGCAATGAACCAATTTACGGTTACCTGAAAGGATCGCCCGAAAGAAAAGCCCTGGAAAAGGAGTTGGAGCGGCAGTCCTCAATAATAGTGGACATTCCGGCCATCATCAACGGCCGGGAGGTCCGCACCGGGAAGACAAAAAATGTGGTGATGCCCTGCGACCACGGCCATGTGCTGGCCAAATATCATCAGGTCGGCCCGGAGGAGGTCAAGCTGGCCATCAAGGCCGCCTGTGACGCCAAGGAAGAATGGATGACCATGTCCTGGGTGGAGCGCACCGCCATCACCTTGAAGGCCGCCAAGCTGATCGCCGACAAATACCGCGATCTGATCAACGCCTCCACCATGCTGGGGCAGGGCAAGAATGTCTTTCAGGCGGAGATAGACTCGGTGGGCGAGACCATAGACTTTTTAAGATTCAACGCCTATTTCATCTCCAAGATCTACGGGGAACAGCCGCTTTCCACCCCGGAGCAGATGAACCGGGTGGAATTCCGGCCGCTGGAGGGCTTCGTCTTCACCATCACGCCCTTCAATTTCACCGCCATCGGCTCCAACCTTAACATGGCCCCGGTGCTGATGGGCAATACCACCATCTGGAAGCCGGCCACCACCTCGCTGTTGTCAAACTACTACCTGATGCAGGTCTTCAAAGAGGCCGGCCTTCCGGACGGGGTGATCAACTTCCTGCCGGGCTCGGGCGCGGTCATCAGCGAAGTGGCACTGAAATCCAAGGAACTGGCCGGGATCCACTTCACCGGTTCCAACAACACCTTCAACAGCCTTTGGAAAGGCGTCTCGGACAACCTGGGAACCTACAAGTCATACCCCAAATTGGTGGGGGAGACCGGCGGCAAGGATTTCATCTTCGTCCACAACTCCTCCGATCCCACCCAGGTGGCCGCGGCCTTTGTCCGGGGAGCTTTTGAATACCAAGGGCAGAAGTGCTCGGCCTGCTCCCGGGGCTATGTCCCAAAATCATTGTGGCCGGAGGTCAAGGACAGGATGCAGGGCATGCTTAAGCGCATCAAGCTGGGCGATGTCAGGGACTTTGACTGTTTTGTCAACGCGGTGATAGATGAAAAGTCATTTGACTCCATCATGGGATATATTTCCAAAGCAAAATCCAGCACCAGTGCCAAGATCATTGCTGGCGGTGAAGGTGACAAGAGCAAGGGTTACTTTGTCCAGCCCACCGTCATAGAAACGTTTGTTCCCCGTTTTGTGACCATGGAGGAGGAGATCTTCGGGCCGGTGCTGACCATCTACGTCTACGACGATGACCAGTTCGAGGAGACCCTGAAGATCTGCGACAGCACCTCGCCCTACGCCCTGACCGGGGCCATCTTCGCCCGGGATCGCTCGGCCATCGTCACGGCCTGCCAGGCCCTGCGTTATGCCGCCGGAAACTTCTATTACAACGACAAGTGCTCCGGGGCCATGGTGGGATTGCAGCCGTTCGGAGGCGCCCGGGCCTCCGGCACCAACGACAAGGCCGGCGGGGTCTACAATCTTTTGCGCTGGATCTCGCCCCGGACCATCAAGGAGAACTACCTGCCCCCGGTGGATTTCCCCTACCCCTACATGGAAAAATGA
- a CDS encoding peroxiredoxin, which yields MEEQRSPMPLIGDDAPQFKAKTTMGEINFPEDYKGKWVILFSHPADFTPVCTTEFMTFASMDEDFKKLNCQLIGLSIDSIYAHIAWLRTIKEKIEYKGLKNIEVKFPLIEDIKMEVAKKFGMLQPNASTTQAVRAVLYYPLSNGRNMEEIKRLLIALQKSDAEGIATPANWQPGDDVIIPPPGSCGAAKERVETKEEGKYCLDWFMCFKKGK from the coding sequence ATGGAAGAGCAAAGATCCCCCATGCCGCTGATAGGCGATGATGCTCCCCAATTCAAGGCCAAGACCACCATGGGGGAGATCAATTTCCCGGAAGATTACAAGGGGAAATGGGTCATCTTATTCAGCCATCCGGCCGATTTCACCCCGGTCTGCACCACCGAGTTCATGACCTTTGCCTCCATGGACGAAGACTTCAAAAAACTTAACTGCCAGTTGATAGGTCTCTCCATCGACAGCATCTATGCCCATATTGCCTGGCTGAGGACCATCAAGGAAAAGATCGAATACAAAGGCCTGAAGAACATCGAGGTGAAATTCCCCCTGATCGAGGACATCAAAATGGAGGTGGCCAAGAAATTCGGGATGCTCCAGCCGAACGCCTCCACCACCCAGGCTGTAAGGGCCGTGCTCTATTATCCGTTGAGCAACGGACGCAACATGGAAGAGATCAAACGCCTGCTGATAGCCCTGCAGAAATCCGATGCCGAAGGCATAGCCACCCCGGCAAACTGGCAGCCCGGCGATGACGTGATCATCCCGCCGCCCGGCTCCTGCGGTGCGGCCAAGGAAAGAGTGGAAACAAAAGAGGAAGGCAAATATTGCCTGGACTGGTTCATGTGCTTTAAGAAGGGCAAGTAG
- a CDS encoding substrate-binding domain-containing protein, producing the protein MKRFTTLALSLLLVLSLLAPAALAKDKPKLVLATTTSTMDSGLLDFLVPIFEKENGCKVQVIAVGTGASIRYGKDGNADVVMVHDPVAEEVVVKEGFFVERKYLMYNDFVIVGPAEDPAGIKGLASATEALKKIEASQATFVSRADQSGTHKKEQRLWEVAGVKPKGSWYLEAGAGMEAILRIANEKRAYSMTDRGTYLAHQKEYDLPILNEGDKELFNPYHIMLVAPAKYPFVNYSLAKKFSDFLTSERGQKMIAEYGVDKYGQPLFYPAAEKK; encoded by the coding sequence ATGAAGAGGTTCACCACCCTGGCGCTTTCCCTGCTTCTGGTGCTTTCCCTGCTGGCTCCGGCGGCCCTGGCCAAGGACAAGCCCAAGCTGGTCCTGGCCACCACCACCAGCACCATGGATTCGGGACTGCTGGATTTCCTGGTTCCCATCTTCGAAAAGGAGAACGGCTGCAAGGTGCAGGTGATAGCGGTCGGCACCGGGGCCTCCATCCGCTACGGCAAGGACGGCAACGCCGACGTCGTGATGGTCCACGATCCGGTGGCCGAAGAAGTAGTGGTCAAGGAAGGCTTTTTCGTGGAACGGAAATACCTGATGTACAATGATTTTGTCATTGTGGGCCCGGCCGAGGATCCGGCCGGCATCAAGGGCCTGGCCTCCGCCACCGAAGCGCTGAAGAAGATAGAGGCTTCGCAGGCAACCTTCGTCTCCCGGGCCGACCAGTCCGGCACCCACAAGAAAGAACAGCGGCTGTGGGAAGTGGCCGGCGTCAAGCCCAAGGGCTCCTGGTACCTGGAGGCCGGCGCCGGGATGGAGGCCATCCTGCGCATCGCCAACGAAAAACGGGCCTACAGTATGACCGACCGCGGCACCTACCTGGCCCACCAGAAGGAGTATGACCTGCCGATCCTGAACGAGGGGGACAAGGAATTGTTCAACCCCTACCACATCATGCTGGTGGCCCCGGCCAAATACCCGTTCGTCAACTATTCCCTGGCCAAGAAATTCTCGGATTTCCTGACCTCGGAGCGCGGCCAGAAGATGATCGCCGAGTACGGCGTGGACAAGTACGGCCAGCCCCTGTTCTACCCGGCGGCGGAGAAGAAATAA
- a CDS encoding SDR family oxidoreductase has product MQNFSNKTVLITGASSGIGQASAVEFAKLGARLILAARRKDRLDQLATRLIKEYKSEVLTISLDVRDQKAVQKAVEGLPAEWASIDILLNNAGLSRGLEKIQEGVIQNWEEMIDTNVKGLLYVTRAVMPGMVKRNSGHIVNIGSIAGHEVYPAGNVYNATKHAVKALNKAMRMDAFGTNIRVTSVDPGFAETEFSVVRFHGDQQRADKVYQGMTPLRPEDIAEAVVWACSRPAHVNIEDIIIMPTDQAAVSMVNRK; this is encoded by the coding sequence ATGCAAAACTTTAGCAACAAAACAGTACTCATTACCGGGGCCTCCAGCGGGATCGGGCAGGCCTCCGCGGTGGAATTTGCAAAACTTGGCGCCAGGCTTATCCTGGCCGCCCGGCGCAAAGACCGTCTGGATCAACTGGCCACCCGTCTGATCAAAGAATACAAGTCAGAAGTTCTCACCATATCACTTGATGTCAGGGATCAGAAGGCGGTCCAGAAGGCAGTGGAAGGACTGCCGGCAGAGTGGGCCAGCATCGACATTCTGCTGAACAACGCCGGTCTGTCCCGGGGGCTGGAGAAGATTCAGGAAGGCGTCATTCAGAACTGGGAGGAGATGATAGACACCAACGTCAAGGGCCTGCTCTACGTCACCCGGGCGGTGATGCCGGGGATGGTCAAACGCAACTCCGGCCATATCGTCAACATCGGCTCCATAGCCGGGCACGAGGTCTATCCGGCTGGCAACGTCTACAACGCCACCAAGCACGCGGTGAAGGCCCTGAACAAGGCCATGCGGATGGACGCCTTTGGCACCAATATCCGGGTTACCAGCGTCGATCCGGGCTTTGCCGAGACCGAGTTCTCGGTGGTCCGGTTCCACGGCGACCAACAGCGGGCGGACAAGGTCTACCAGGGCATGACGCCCCTAAGGCCGGAGGACATCGCCGAGGCGGTGGTCTGGGCCTGCTCCCGGCCGGCCCACGTCAACATCGAGGACATCATCATCATGCCCACCGACCAGGCGGCCGTAAGCATGGTCAACCGGAAATAA
- a CDS encoding thymidine phosphorylase — MTPYEIIYKKRNGGELSASEIKWFIASYTSGAIPDYQTSALLMAIFLKGMTSAETTELAMAMMNSGRVFDLSDIPGIKVDKHSTGGVGDKVSIILAPMVAAAGVPVPMVSGRGLGHTGGTLDKLESIPGFRTNLSYDEFRHTLTRIGLAMMGQTPDLAPADKKLYALRDVTATVDCIPLIAASIMSKKLAEGADGLVLDVKTGSGAFMQKHQDALELTRTMTAIGQGMGKKMKALITDMNQPLGRAVGNALEIEECVECLKGNGPQDLMELTYALGAEMLVMGERASDAGSGKRILEQIVSSGQGLEKFREMVAAHGGEVKVADDYKKILPQAKHVIEAKAEKSGYIHSMDNREVGMTGVFLGCGRLRMDDIIDPSAGFIFEHRIGGQVKAGETMVKVLCNDEQKGREAVRRLQGCIKISDNKPEAVKLIKDII, encoded by the coding sequence ATGACCCCTTATGAGATAATCTACAAAAAACGCAACGGCGGTGAACTCTCGGCCTCCGAGATAAAATGGTTCATCGCCAGTTACACATCCGGGGCCATACCGGATTACCAGACCTCGGCCCTGCTGATGGCCATCTTCCTGAAAGGCATGACATCAGCTGAAACTACCGAGCTGGCCATGGCCATGATGAACTCGGGACGGGTGTTTGATCTCTCCGACATTCCCGGCATCAAAGTAGACAAGCATTCCACCGGCGGGGTGGGGGACAAGGTCTCCATCATCCTGGCCCCGATGGTGGCGGCGGCCGGAGTGCCGGTGCCGATGGTAAGCGGGCGGGGCCTGGGCCACACCGGCGGGACGCTGGACAAGCTGGAATCCATCCCCGGTTTCCGCACCAACCTCAGCTACGACGAGTTCCGCCATACTTTGACCCGGATAGGGCTGGCCATGATGGGCCAGACCCCGGACCTGGCCCCGGCCGACAAGAAGCTCTATGCCCTGCGCGACGTCACCGCCACGGTGGACTGCATCCCGCTGATAGCCGCCAGCATCATGTCCAAGAAGCTGGCCGAGGGTGCCGACGGGCTGGTGCTGGACGTCAAGACCGGCAGCGGAGCCTTCATGCAGAAGCACCAGGACGCCTTGGAGCTCACCAGAACCATGACGGCCATCGGGCAGGGGATGGGCAAAAAGATGAAGGCCCTGATCACCGACATGAACCAGCCGCTCGGCCGGGCGGTGGGCAATGCGCTGGAGATAGAAGAATGCGTGGAATGTCTAAAGGGCAATGGGCCACAGGACCTGATGGAGTTGACCTATGCCCTGGGCGCCGAGATGCTGGTGATGGGCGAACGGGCCAGTGATGCGGGGTCAGGCAAGAGGATCCTTGAACAGATCGTCTCCTCCGGCCAGGGATTGGAGAAATTCAGGGAAATGGTGGCGGCCCATGGCGGGGAGGTCAAAGTGGCCGATGACTATAAGAAGATACTGCCCCAGGCCAAGCATGTAATCGAAGCTAAGGCAGAGAAGTCAGGATACATCCACTCCATGGACAACCGCGAGGTTGGCATGACCGGGGTCTTTCTGGGCTGCGGCCGGCTGAGGATGGACGATATCATCGATCCCTCGGCCGGGTTCATCTTTGAACACAGGATAGGCGGCCAGGTAAAAGCCGGGGAGACCATGGTCAAAGTGCTCTGCAATGATGAGCAAAAGGGACGGGAAGCGGTCAGGCGGCTTCAGGGATGCATTAAGATCTCAGACAATAAGCCAGAAGCAGTTAAGTTAATAAAAGACATAATATAA